One Candidatus Nanosynbacter featherlites genomic region harbors:
- a CDS encoding ABC transporter ATP-binding protein, translating to MSKYALEVKNLYKSFNLPTEQANGIKQAFLNWTKGVKGYKKQEVLKDISFTVEKGDFFGIVGRNGCGKSTLLKLISDIYSPDSGEVIVNGKLIPFIELGVGFNPELTGRENVYLNGALLGFSHDEVENMYDEIVDFAELEQFMDQKLKNYSSGMQVRLAFSIAIRANTDILVLDEVLAVGDEAFQRKCFEYFKQIKKQKKTVILVTHDMASVRRFCNKAIMLESGKIVASGDPNEVANLYSIENIESTAKTDKKSKKNTAYIQTRVENKVLTPKDTLEVEVKYFVPEDRQVSFGISILDEASNRITSVIDDGFFIDDNNVEITSSKKGTHIYKYTLPLDLFNNRDFEITATLFAHDKKKDSYEPIAYTTEEDISQFYVRENKPRGGLLKTRGSWMSVKSKKEKKS from the coding sequence ATGAGTAAATATGCGCTAGAAGTAAAGAATCTATACAAGAGCTTTAATTTACCAACCGAGCAGGCAAACGGTATCAAGCAGGCATTTTTGAACTGGACTAAGGGTGTCAAGGGCTATAAAAAACAAGAAGTTCTAAAAGATATCTCGTTTACGGTGGAAAAAGGTGACTTTTTCGGCATCGTTGGACGAAACGGTTGTGGAAAATCTACACTGTTAAAACTGATTTCTGATATTTATTCGCCCGACTCTGGAGAGGTGATTGTTAATGGTAAATTGATTCCGTTCATTGAACTTGGTGTTGGTTTTAACCCAGAATTGACTGGTCGGGAAAACGTCTATTTGAACGGAGCATTGCTAGGCTTTTCGCACGATGAAGTTGAAAATATGTACGACGAGATCGTTGATTTTGCCGAACTAGAACAGTTCATGGATCAAAAACTGAAGAACTATTCCAGTGGTATGCAGGTGCGTTTGGCATTTTCAATTGCCATCCGTGCTAATACCGATATCCTCGTCTTGGACGAGGTATTAGCCGTCGGTGACGAAGCCTTTCAGCGTAAATGTTTTGAATATTTCAAGCAGATCAAAAAACAGAAAAAGACTGTTATCTTGGTCACTCACGACATGGCGTCAGTACGACGGTTTTGCAATAAAGCTATCATGCTGGAATCTGGTAAAATCGTTGCCTCGGGTGATCCAAATGAAGTTGCTAACTTGTATTCTATTGAAAATATAGAGTCAACAGCAAAAACTGATAAGAAATCAAAGAAAAATACTGCGTATATTCAAACAAGGGTAGAAAACAAGGTGTTAACACCGAAAGACACGTTGGAAGTTGAAGTAAAATATTTTGTTCCAGAAGATAGGCAAGTGTCATTTGGTATTTCAATTTTGGACGAAGCTTCAAATCGCATCACTTCTGTGATTGATGACGGATTCTTTATCGATGATAATAATGTGGAAATAACCTCCAGTAAAAAAGGCACGCATATTTATAAGTATACTCTGCCATTGGATCTGTTTAACAACCGTGACTTTGAAATTACGGCTACCTTGTTTGCTCATGATAAGAAAAAGGATTCGTATGAGCCAATTGCTTACACGACAGAGGAGGATATTAGTCAGTTTTATGTGAGAGAAAATAAGCCGAGGGGTGGTTTACTGAAGACACGTGGTTCATGGATGAGTGTGAAAAGTAAGAAGGAGAAAAAGTCATGA